In Sphaeramia orbicularis chromosome 5, fSphaOr1.1, whole genome shotgun sequence, the genomic stretch gtttttatttatttcagttaacgaaaatgtttttacaattctagttttcattattccgttagttttcgttaatgataataaccttgctctgtttgtgaacaaatggattgtttatggtggggTACACTTTGAatctgttcaccatgagggaagagattcaggtgagtaatcacagagggatttctgtataaatatattttttgttgtgtGCTTCTATTTTCCATGTATTTTTTTCCTTCCATGAACTttcttgtatttgtttgtttcgtgtcgtgtctttctttttttttttttgacacttactTTTTATTAAGTCGTTTTAGCTTTTATTTTGCATGACAtagacaaaacagaaacaaaacaaataacaatCGGCAATAAGTACTTGTAACtgttcaaaaacaaaattaacaattgGCATCGGCATGCAACGTCCTCTGAGCCATACAAACCAAATCTGAGCAGTAATCCTCACTACATGACAGGTCTCTCATTAACTGTCCTTAAAAACATCAGTCCATTTACTCCACCTTCTCCTGTAGAGGTCCGCTTGCAGCTGTAACATAAGTGCAAATCTCTCCCCTTAGTGGATTTCATCCACTGTATTCATCTGTTCCTCCATCACCGGTGGCTCAGGCCGAAGCCATCTTTGGGTAATTGCTTTCTTTGCTGTGGCAAAAATCTTCAGGAGGAATCTTCGTCTCcatctttttttatgtttgtttcatttatttaatttcattcctTTCTCTCTCAGGACTATCatgactttgtttgtttgtttgtttgtttgtttacccccCCCATCAGGAGCTGTCCCCTCGCTCGTACCATGAGGAGGACGGCGTGGGCGTCTCCCCTCCTCAGGACGACGGTGCGGACTCGTCCCACTTCCACCCGGCCGACAGCCCCTCTGCAGACTACGGCTTCATCTTGGCGCTGGTCTTCCTGGTGACGGGGATCGTCCTGGTGGTCATCGCCTACACCATCCCCCGAGAAGCCAAAGTGGACCCGGACGCAGTGTCTGCGCGGCAGATGGAGAAGCTGGAGCTGTACTACGCCCAGCTGGGCTCCCACCTGGACAAGTGCATCATCGCGGGCCTGGGCCTGCTGACGCTGGGGGGGATGTTCCTGTCGGTGCTGCTCATGGTGTCCATCTGCCGGGGCGAGATGTACCGGCGCAGGGCGGCCTTCGTCCGACCCAAGAGGACTTACGGCTCCATCAACCTGAGGATGAAGCAGCTGGCCACGGGGGAGGCGGtcatgggggaggggggggacggAGGGGAGGAGTTTCTGGTGGAACGTACGGAGATCCGGAATAATCTACAGCCGGGACCCAGCAAGGACTGCAGACCCGAACCAGGGGCCAGGGGGCCTCCTGCCGgggcccccccctccccctcctgtcCACTGGGACATGGGGTCAACTAGCTGCAGGTTCATCCGTCCTCTGAGCAGATGCTGGACTtcagttctgtccgtcctctgtgtagaccaggggtgttcatcctttattatcagtcagatccacccccacccccccccccacccccccacccccgtcttccaccaaaaaaaaatcatctggagccgcaaaaaataacagagcttataaacttttcaaaattttaatcttttttttacattttatctgttacaaccactgaatacaacaaacagaagtgcagtgtggaatggattctggagtatgattactttaaaagtacacagtaaaagtatttcatagtatttgtgctcatagtatatgaagtactaataccaaaaataccaaattcatgaggtacttattggaaaaatttatctaattgaatttagtcttaaagcctatttcagatgaaaaaacacacttttggagcttggaagggaatctgttgtaggattactccaaaagtacacagtactcatactcatacagtcggtctgtgaaaagtatcactatttatggaaatgattctcttccaaactcaaTACTTCCTCCACAGTCCCCAGTTgttctgctccatattctccgtctggcttcacatccacaagctcccggaaaacggacagaattatgtgagtaaaacaaacaaaggacggacagaactgtctgcgtctgcatctgcgtctgcatctgcgtctgcgtctgcatctgcgtctttaacctagagcagaaatgagccctcACTTTtgttgaaggcacattcgctccatgcagctcatctaccggaactgtcgaatgagtagcgcacaagaaaaatgctAGCGGCTGGTTTGACCGCAGTAAAGAGAGGAACCACTACAAGGAGGACGAAGAGCCGCAGGTTGACCACCCCTGGCGTAGACCTGGACTTCAGATGGGACAGACGTCCAGTGGAGCTGACAGTACAAGCACATGTTCAGCACAAGGCCGTCCCCCTCAGCCACACTGACTCCGCCTCCTGAACCTGGATCAGACTGAAGGTTCTGGACTGAACTTGACCCTATGGATGTAAACATGTGTACAGAAGACCGGATCCTGTTGGAGGACCAGATCCAGCAGGAGGACTGGATCTTGTAGGAGGTCTGAATCCAGTAGGAGGACCGGATCCAGTAGGAGGTCTGGATCCAGTAGGAGGACGGGATCCAGTAGGAGGTCTGGATCCAGTAGGAGGACCCAGGTAAGGCTGGAGCTGTGAGGGCAGAGGAGCACATTTCAGATGAACACTTCTGTATGTACGCTTAGAGCTGGTCCAATATTTAAGACTAAATCTGTTCAACAGTCTGTGAACGACAGGAAAAGCACAGAGTGTCCTTCATGTGTGGAGGACGATTAGGACTGTATGAAGAACAGAAGGACAAGAGGGGACAGATACAGTCCATGTGTGTAGGACGTCCACTGTCCATTCAATAAATCCCATTAGACCTATAGAGTATagagtagaacacagacaggttcCCATTCTACACATTCTACAGGCAAGCACATTggaagcagtgtgtgtgtgtgtgtgtgtgtgcgtgtgtgcgtgtgtgtgtgtgtgtgtgtgtgcgtgtgtgtgtttatctgcgTGGTTCTGATCAATGTAgatgtaaatgtaggtcagttgatcagaccaatattttgtcagatattagtcatttttaatccAATATCCTTCTAATCCTGTTTCTatgtccagaacactttggcggtgactgttggacaaacATGGTACGACATGTacaaaatacacaacagcagaaaaatgcccacatgtagaacctgtggatccaaacGGGTCAACACAGGAGTAACTTTtatatttactctgagcttttatgaacacctacatgatctgtgaattagatGGAGGAAAATATGGGATATTCATTGGAAAAATGCTAAggttaatattagaataaatggtgataaatcacttgttaATTCTTTAAAGTGAACAAAACCTGATTTGTACATGAGCACAGAACATAGTGGTGGGTCTTCAATGGTTCAAAACCCTCCAAACTAAAGAGGCTTCATTTCCACTGACTTTAACGTTAACATGCAGTCATTTATCATATAACACAACATTTCCCAGAATGCCCCTCTGCACACCTACCTGGCTCTGattgctacactgtaaaaaaatgactgtcGAATTAACACCAAAgagttgtaaaactgcaacataaaaaaactgtaagtgacaatataatgcaaagttgtttatttgaaaagatttttgttaacggttaaatcaaatatagctgtagagtaacttaacaaaaccagatttgtatgtagaaatgatgtatttctattgtttttagaaaataaaactgtaaattgaaaaacaatgtggtgccgttgaaattgcaaagaccataatgttgaaataacggcgtatttgctttttttttttttttttaatgaaaaagttattcaaaaaaggaaacattttaaatgacatttaattttaacgtaaatgaatgggttggtagagttggtagagcagctcgtccaataaccaaaaggttggtggttccaatcctggctctgactgtccatatgtccaagtgtccatggaagacactggaccctaaactggtcccagttggacctggtggatttggaaagagctgtggacaccatgaaggaggagaaaacgagctaaagaagtgcagaacatttaccatttaaatccactgttaaatctacatgtttaaactgttcaatctacatgttactctgtaaatatgtttacagttggatgttttttacagtattgttctggtaaccacagctgccagttttttgttttttttttctgtaaaaacaacaggattttttttacagtgtagtccgTAACTAAATCATTTTTGCCCTTTCCTTTAGTTCTGTCCTTCTAAACACACACAGGATGAAACCCCTTCTAGTACTGAATGGTAGCTGCAGATCAGTTCTGTTTTAACTGAGATTAAACTAAATGGATctaatatgaaataaatgagTTAGAAGTGAATGTGTATTTAAAACTGGAGTTGGAAGACAGCTGGCAGAATGTGTGAGGGTGCAAATGAAGAAGAACATCCATGAAATGAAGCTGTAAGACTTGCACtcacaatgtgaataatattataaaaataacAGTTTTCAGTGTTTTAGCCCCAGACGACTGGAAACGTAATGACGACAACAGGAATCTAAAAATAGGATGATGTCACAGATCCAGTGTCACATGCTGCTTCCTCTAAAACTGTCACCTCTGGTTTCATTCGGagccttttgtgtttgtgtcacCGTTCAGAAGGACACAGTCAAGTCCGCAACAGTAAAAAACAGCTGCTGCTCAGACCtatgaatagggctgtgtatcggcaagaatctggcgatgcaatacaaatcacaatagtaggttcacaatacgatatgtcacaatatatcacaatactgttaacaaggcgatatttttcattttgtttctttgtttaaaagattatttcctggaaaagcCTTTAgagcagcatttggataaataaagttttaacatgcaactttaccagtacaaaaaaacacacaaatgaataaataaatgaataaataatgtttcACAGACGTTatatcctgcttaaatgtttgtattctattgcgaaaagaattcATAGTGTTCAGTCTCTGAAtcgtccaacatcagaacattatttttgttcattcccaataaaaaaaacaaacttctgcctccttcagacagtaaaaagtgattTAGGATGagctgaattatccattatttaacaaaacagcgttatcattttcaaaaaactacattcatgacctgcaatatcccaatagtacttttgtagtaaacaaacaaacagaacaaaatacccatgtgaatatagaaataaaagagctggaaaaacaaaaatgaacctctgccatgtctgcatttgaataatacctaaaaatatcgatacagtatcatgaaatgaaatattgcgatatattgcgaaACCGATATTTTCTTTCACCCCTGCTTATAAACATATAAAGGGGTGAACTATCAGATTTATATCTCATCTTTTCCATATCTTAAATGTGGAAGACAAAGCCAGTCCATTCTACATGttctgtgattaaaaaaaaaaaaaactcttattttcagcttcagtttctttgtttgttcattATTGAAGCTTTAAGGACAGTATTCAGACCTgcagaactacagaaccactaACATGGATCAAACAGATGGACTCTTTATACAGATGTTAAACCtttcatttaacctttcatatGTGATTTtccatcattacctccaccaaagaggttctgtttttgccagcgttggtttgtctgtctatgtgcaagataactccaaaagttctggacggatttcgatgaaattttcaggaaatgttgatactggcacaaggaacaagtgattaaattttggtggtgatcggggggggggtcagtgatctgccttggcggaggtctgcgctctctgactgcttttccagtttattataatattatcctctggattttgcatattttagggtaaatgtatgtatattctatatttttttaacaaatgtatttatcatttttccataatatttacatcattaaggcatttcttacacaatttgtGAACTCCCCCCctatccaggtggcatccccacaaatacatccatataaacacacgtttcaaatggacaaacagaaagaacaccaaaagaaaaacaacaacaaaaaaaatgaaatatacaagtccaaaaaaaaagactcaaaccaatctgtgttgatcattctgctcatatcaccaacattctggagctctgatgtaagaaaaaaaaagtcccagcagtcagactgtgggcatTTAGAAGAGTAGGATGGCAGTAAAAgagtgaggaagaaagaaaagtaaatacattaaataaaaacaaggagtCAGGCAAAAGGCAGGCTCTTGATATGAGTTCTGAACTGGGACCGGGTTCTGTCAGATTTATCCTCCAACCCGTGGACTGTAGacctaattttttttgtattttctatatttaattaagtcactgatcatgtagatgttcatgaaaactcaaattaAATTTAATGGTTCTTctataaaaacagatcaaactggataaagtgtctttttcagtccagtctgtcctgaactgaacataaacccagtgtgtccatctactggcACTGATCAGTGTCTGTTTTAGTCCTTTAAATGAATAACTGCACTATTAAAGGACAAGAGAAAAGCATTTAAATCATCCACTTGTGGTGATAAATGAAACCTCCATCACTATAAATGACATCTGCTGTTTTGTACAAATGGAACtgatgtaaatgtgtgtttgtgtgtttgtgtgctgcaGCTCAAAGTCTGGACTGAGGTGACCCTTTAATGACCCCTGTATTATATGTACACTTCACATATGTATGTCTAATGTAAGGATTCAATATGCCTTAATGAGTAAACGACGGAAGTCAagctgtctcatcagatttggaattataaaagccattgaatttctggcactgaatttatttttgcactgaaattaagtatctgaattttttttttttttctgaattcaactatgttcgtaaatttagaaaaataaaaaatcaaatgcaaaaaattcagaagcaaaaaattcaaaagcaaaaaattgagaagcaaaaaaatcgcatgcaaaaaattcagaagcaaaaaattcagatgcaaaacttAAGATTACACATCTGttctgaccgtcttcctgcattggtgtcacatgaccagcctaacgtaactcgattggctggctgtgggttcgacttgagattgaatcaattgcttatccttggtgtcctggatgtgtgatatgaattttttgcatctgaattttttcatctaaatttttttgcatctgaatttttttaattctaaatttaagaACATGGTTAAattaagagacaaaaaattcagatacttaatttcagtgcacaaaaattcagtgctagaaattcagtggcttttattattcaaactctgatgagacagatttccttccatagtAAACACAGGCTGTGTAATGTTTGTATACGTTAATATAATTATTCTGCTCATGTGTGACGGTGTGTACGATGAACCAACAGCCACAGGTCATTGAACTCCACACAGACACGTGTCTTCACAGGACAGTCTGAGGACATCTGTTCGAATCTGTTCTTCAAATATCATAAGAACACCTTTTGTTCTATGTCACAGTCCTAATATTCGTACATATTCCGTGTCGACCTGTCGGATGTAAAGGAACAGCAGAAGCTAAAGCTCAGAAACCAAAAGCAGAAGGTGAAGGTTGGAACGTACGCTcatagatgtatttatttattcttatatcAGCTCATTAACCTCAACTGAACAGTAATTAGATGAAAACAAAAGGACACTATTGATAACTAGGGCTGtgttattggcaagaatctggcgatacaatacaaatcgcaacactaggatcatgatacgatatgtcatgatattgttaaaaaggcaattttttttgtttcttttttttttaatgattatttccttgaaaaattgaatgacaccagaaatctgcacaaatactaaacaagtgcaatgtgacaaacataaataaatcagtgcacaaatacaggattattgaaaacatctacaaataaatgcatttaaataatcaacaataaataatcaataaataccaacgCAGACTAAAAGACTCTATTGGTTCCgctaatattttaaaaaat encodes the following:
- the tmem74b gene encoding transmembrane protein 74B, whose amino-acid sequence is MESSFNAVELQELRSGGGQRGVAPTTTSVPWTNAVGSAAQGFENASYQQDEEQHHQQEATVSSNGAPSPPGLSKPPPGFFSGLTNVSAGSSVWSPSDANGPECQELSPRSYHEEDGVGVSPPQDDGADSSHFHPADSPSADYGFILALVFLVTGIVLVVIAYTIPREAKVDPDAVSARQMEKLELYYAQLGSHLDKCIIAGLGLLTLGGMFLSVLLMVSICRGEMYRRRAAFVRPKRTYGSINLRMKQLATGEAVMGEGGDGGEEFLVERTEIRNNLQPGPSKDCRPEPGARGPPAGAPPSPSCPLGHGVN